A window of Haloarcula marismortui ATCC 43049 genomic DNA:
GATGCTTCCGAAAGATGCGCTGAACCGCATCGACGAGGACCTCATCGAGGAGCACTACCGCGAGGACGAGACCGCCGAAACCGTCGAGGCCTGACGCGACGGCTTACTTTCTCCGGCATCCCTCAATCTATACCATATATTTTGGGTACGCGACTGTTTAGCGTTGACCTCCTACACTAGAATGCACTATGCCAGCACCAGGGAGCGAAGGAATTTGGCTGTGGTTAGGTACAGCGGGCATGTTCCTCGGCATGCTATACTTCATCGCGCGCGGCTGGGGCGAAACTGACGGCCGGCGTCAGAAGTTCTACATCGCGACAATACTGATCACGGCAATCGCGTTCGTGAATTACCTCGCGATGGCGCTTGGCTTCGGCCTGACGTTCATCGAGTTCGGCGGCGAACAACACCCCATCTACTGGGCGCGATACACCGACTGGCTGTTCACAACGCCGTTGCTGCTGTATGACCTCGGACTGCTTGCAGGTGCAGACCGCAACACCATTTACTCGCTCGTCAGCCTCGACGTGCTGATGATCGGTACTGGTGTGGTCGCAACGCTGAGTGCAGGCAGTGGCGTGCTGTCTGCCGGTGCAGAACGGCTGGTCTGGTGGGGTATCAGCACTGCCTTCCTGCTGGTCCTGCTGTACTTCCTGTTCAGTTCGCTGTCTGGCCGGGTTGCAAACCTGCCCAGTGACACGCGAAGCACGTTCAAGACGTTGCGCAACCTCGTCACTGTCGTCTGGCTGGTCTACCCAGTCTGGTGGCTCGTCGGCAGTGAGGGGCTTGGCCTCGTCGGTATCGGAATCGAGACGGCCGGCTTCATGGTCATCGACCTCGTCGCGAAGGTCGGCTTCGGTATCATCCTGCTCCGGAGCCACGGCGTGCTCGACGGCGCGGCCGAGACGACCGGAACTGGCGCAACGCCTGCAGACGACTAACCGCGACCGTTCGTCGACTTCGCTTTTTTGCGTGTCAGTCCGGAAGCGGCAGCGCTCGAACCGAAATAACTGGAAACCGTTAACTGCCTACGTCGAAAAAAGACCCGTAATGGCTAAGGACGTCAAACCCACGCGCAAGAATCTGATGCAGATCGAGGACCGCATCGAGCTGTCCGAGCGTGGGCACGACACGCTGGAGAAGAAGCGTGACGGCCTCATCATGGAGTTCATGGACATTCTGGACCAGGCACAGGACGTCCGTGAAGACCTCGACGGCTCCTACGAGCGGGCCCAGCGCGCGATCAACATGGCCCGGGCGATGGAGGGCGACGTGGCCGTCCGTGGGGCCGCCGCAGCACTGAAAGAACACCCCGAACTGACGACCCAGTCCAAGAACATCATGGGTGTCGTTGTCCCGCAGATCGAGTCCAGCAAAGTCCGGAAATCGCTGGACGAGCGTGGGTACGGCGTCATGGGGACCTCGGCCCGCATCGACGAGGCTGCCGAGGCCTACGAGGAACTGCTCGAAAATATCATCCTTGCCGCCGAAGTCGAGACGGCGATGAAGAAGATGCTCGAGGAGATCGAGACCACGAAGCGCCGTGTCAATGCCCTCGAATTCAAACTCCTGCCAGACCTCTACGACAATCAGGAGTACATCGAGCAGAAACTCGAAGAGCAGGAGCGCGAAGAGATCTTCCGCATGAAGAAGATCAAAGCCAAGAAGGAAGAAGAGGAAGACGCGTTAGCGGCCGAAGAGGAAGCGGAAGAAGAGCCCGAAGCGGTCACTGCTGACGACTGAACAGGGGACCCGTCCTGACCGGTATCGTTTTTGCGCTTTCCCGTTCCTGTTGAGTATGTCCTGTCCCGACTGCGGTGGCGACCTCGTTTCGTTCCCAGTTCCAGACGACCTCCAGCAGCTTCTCCCCGGAAACGAACCGGGCGCTGGCGTCTGCCGGTCCTGTCTGGCGCTTCACCCGGAAACGGAGCCGCCCGCTGCTGTGCCCGACCTCTCGGATCTGGACGGTGCAATTCCCGATGCCGACGGCGCAGCGGTCCCGCTGGTGTTGCTGGTCGGACTGCTCGACTCGCTCGCGATGCACCGTGAGGAGATCACCGCGTTACTGGAGCGAGTCGAGCGCGAGGGCGTCGACCCGCTGCTGGTACTGGACCGCCTCGACGCCAGTTACGGCGAGGCGGCCCACGTCGACCTCGGTCGCCGCCGTCGGCAACTCGAACAGTTGCTGTGAGCGGACAGGTCGACCGTTTCACCCACGCTCTGAGAGACGGCTCTAACGTAGCGCGGTTCGGCGGAGTCTGTGGTGGGAGCCACCGTCAAAGACATACAGAGAGAAGAGAACGACTGGCGCGTTAGACGCCCGTCGAGTAGCGCAGCAGGCCGGCGACGCCACCGAAGGCGGTCAGCAGCTGTTCGCCTTTCTCGAAGTCAGTGGAGATAAATACCGTCTCAGTGCCGCGCTGGTCGGCCAGTTCCATCAGGTGGTCGATGGCGTCTTCACGCTCGCCGTCGTCGGCGTCGACCGTGGCCCCACAGCGGGAGCACTCGTGGTCGTCAGTCCCGGCGCTGCTGTTGATGAGGTCGTACTCATCGTGGCCGTTCTCGCAGGTGTAGGCGACCACGTCTTTCCGGAGGTCCTCGGAGATGAGCAGCTGTTCGACCGCGCCCATGTTGAGGTTCTGGCGGGTCTGGTCGAACCCGTAGGTGGCCTTGTCCCCGTTGTGGAGCTGCTTGAAGAAGTCCTCCATGAGCTCCTTGTCCCGGAGCATCTCGTGTTCGGCCAGCACATCGTCGGCCGCGTCCACGAGGTCGTACAGCCCTGACTCGTCGGTGTAGGCCACGTCGAACTTCCCGAGCACCATGTCCTGTAGCTCGTGGTGGAGATAATCGCCGTCGAGGAACTCGTCTTTCGTCGGTGAGGGGCCGCCTACGAGGATCCCGTCTATTTCGTGGCGGTCGGCGACGAACAGGTCGTTCGCCATGCCGGCGACCTCCTGATAGAAATTGTCGATGGCTTCCAACCGGAGGCGGGCGAAACGCTGGGCGGACTGGCCACCTTTCCGCTGTTTGCCCGGGACCAGTGAGGAGGCGGACTTGACAGGCTCGACGCGTTTGCCCTTCAGCCAGCCGACGTTTGCCTCGCGCCGGTCGAGCACGATGAGCCCGAACAGCCCTTTGTCGGCCAGCATGTGCTCCAGCGGCTCGGTGAGGAACTCCGAGTCACAGTGGTAGCGGAACGATTCGATGGGGTCTGGTGGGGATTCGAGGACCTTCGTCACCATGTCGGTCCGGCCGCCGCCGGTATCGAACGCGCCCGAGAACACGACCAGTCCGTTGTCGGGTGGCCGCACGTCGTAGTACCGGAGTCGGTCCTTGATCGAAGTGAGCGCGTCTTGCACCGCTGTCCGAGTGTCCTTCGATTTGATGTTCGAAGCTTCGGAGTGTTCCTGGGTGACGTGGGCGACGACGTCGCTGATCAGCTTGCCTTCGGGGATGTAGATAGAGACGAGTTGGGTGCCCGAACCCTGGTACCCTTTGAGTTCCTCTATGACCTTCCGGAACTCGTATTTCTGCTTGTCAGATTGCTCCTGTTCCTGCTGCTCGCTCATTACTCTATGTTGGCCGAGGTGGCGTAAGAACCTGTTGACAGCGAGGGGCGCGAACGGAGTGAGCGGCCCTCGTGCCGGAACGGCGACCGAAGAGAGGCGCGGAGGAAGCCAGTGCGATTCGAGCAAAGCGAGAATTGCAGGACGGGCGAGCGGGGAGGAACGACCCGCGAGCAGCGAGAGCCCGAGCGAAGCGAGGGGTCTCGAACCGGAACGGCGACCGACGGGAGCCGTGGAGGAAGTGAGAGGCGTGCGAATCGAGCGGTCCTCGTGCCGGAACGGCGACCGACTCAGCTCTGCTGACGAGCCAGCGCGGCAGCCGAGAGCAGTGCGATAACTGCGACGAGCACGGTAAAGCCGGGACCGGACCCGGCCGTGGGTTCGTCTCTTGATTCGCCATCAGTGCCGCCGACGCTGTCAGCCATGGTTGCCGTCGCTGCCGTCCCGTCGGCTACGGTCGACTCGGCGGTGGCAGTCGTCGGCTGTTCTGGTTCGGCGGTGGCAGTGGGGTTGGTGGTCGCTGTCGGTTTTTCGCTTTCGGGCGTATCCTGTTCGGTGGTTGTCGTCGCCTCAGTAGTGGTTTCGCCATTGCCGCTGTCTCCGCCGTTGCTGCTCGAACCCGACACTGAGAGGGTGTCCGTCCCCGAGAGCGACTGGCCGTTGCCGCCGTCTGTGGTGACGGTGAGGTCGTAGTCGCCGCCGCTGTCAGCAGTGATGTCGTAGGTGACAGTCGTGGTCGTTCCGCCGGCGATGTCTCCACTCGCTGTCCCGGACGCTAGCGAGTACGAGTAGCCGTCGGAATCAGCGACTGAGACGGTGTAGCTCGTCGACGTGTCGCCGCTGTTGTGGACGACAGCGTCGACGGTGGTCGTCTCGCCGTCATCGAGGTCGGTCGAGCCGACCGAGGTCGTCAGCGAGAGACTGGCGGGGCTGAGCACGTCGAGGCCGGTCTGTCTGGTGTCTGAGTAGGTGTTTGTGCCGCCGGACTCATCGGCGGTGACGGACACCGACACCTCGCCGTTGTAGTCACCGGTGGCGTCGGCAGTGCAGTCGAACGTGGCTGACCCGCTGCCGTCGCTGAGTCCGATGGTCTGTGAGCCAGACGGCGAGCAGGACAGAC
This region includes:
- a CDS encoding bacteriorhodopsin, with translation MPAPGSEGIWLWLGTAGMFLGMLYFIARGWGETDGRRQKFYIATILITAIAFVNYLAMALGFGLTFIEFGGEQHPIYWARYTDWLFTTPLLLYDLGLLAGADRNTIYSLVSLDVLMIGTGVVATLSAGSGVLSAGAERLVWWGISTAFLLVLLYFLFSSLSGRVANLPSDTRSTFKTLRNLVTVVWLVYPVWWLVGSEGLGLVGIGIETAGFMVIDLVAKVGFGIILLRSHGVLDGAAETTGTGATPADD
- a CDS encoding V-type ATP synthase subunit D; translated protein: MAKDVKPTRKNLMQIEDRIELSERGHDTLEKKRDGLIMEFMDILDQAQDVREDLDGSYERAQRAINMARAMEGDVAVRGAAAALKEHPELTTQSKNIMGVVVPQIESSKVRKSLDERGYGVMGTSARIDEAAEAYEELLENIILAAEVETAMKKMLEEIETTKRRVNALEFKLLPDLYDNQEYIEQKLEEQEREEIFRMKKIKAKKEEEEDALAAEEEAEEEPEAVTADD
- a CDS encoding DUF6276 family protein, with translation MSCPDCGGDLVSFPVPDDLQQLLPGNEPGAGVCRSCLALHPETEPPAAVPDLSDLDGAIPDADGAAVPLVLLVGLLDSLAMHREEITALLERVEREGVDPLLVLDRLDASYGEAAHVDLGRRRRQLEQLL
- the prf1 gene encoding peptide chain release factor aRF-1 encodes the protein MSEQQEQEQSDKQKYEFRKVIEELKGYQGSGTQLVSIYIPEGKLISDVVAHVTQEHSEASNIKSKDTRTAVQDALTSIKDRLRYYDVRPPDNGLVVFSGAFDTGGGRTDMVTKVLESPPDPIESFRYHCDSEFLTEPLEHMLADKGLFGLIVLDRREANVGWLKGKRVEPVKSASSLVPGKQRKGGQSAQRFARLRLEAIDNFYQEVAGMANDLFVADRHEIDGILVGGPSPTKDEFLDGDYLHHELQDMVLGKFDVAYTDESGLYDLVDAADDVLAEHEMLRDKELMEDFFKQLHNGDKATYGFDQTRQNLNMGAVEQLLISEDLRKDVVAYTCENGHDEYDLINSSAGTDDHECSRCGATVDADDGEREDAIDHLMELADQRGTETVFISTDFEKGEQLLTAFGGVAGLLRYSTGV
- a CDS encoding PGF-CTERM sorting domain-containing protein; this translates as MSGDGVQNVEATLSTPDGLSCSPSGSQTIGLSDGSGSATFDCTADATGDYNGEVSVSVTADESGGTNTYSDTRQTGLDVLSPASLSLTTSVGSTDLDDGETTTVDAVVHNSGDTSTSYTVSVADSDGYSYSLASGTASGDIAGGTTTTVTYDITADSGGDYDLTVTTDGGNGQSLSGTDTLSVSGSSSNGGDSGNGETTTEATTTTEQDTPESEKPTATTNPTATAEPEQPTTATAESTVADGTAATATMADSVGGTDGESRDEPTAGSGPGFTVLVAVIALLSAAALARQQS